In Pseudomonas sp. MM213, a genomic segment contains:
- a CDS encoding ABC transporter ATP-binding protein, with amino-acid sequence MYKLEVQDLHKRYGSHEVLKGVSLKAAAGDVISIIGSSGSGKSTFLRCINLLEQPHAGKILLNNEELKLVANKDGALKAADPKQLQRMRSRLSMVFQHFNLWSHMTAMENIMEAPVHVLGMSKAEAREKAEHYLNKVGVAHRKDAYPGHMSGGEQQRVAIARALAMEPEVMLFDEPTSALDPELVGDVLKVMQALAQEGRTMVVVTHEMGFAREVSNQLVFLHKGVVEESGNPREVLVNPQSERLQQFLSGSLK; translated from the coding sequence ATGTACAAACTTGAAGTCCAAGACCTGCATAAACGCTATGGCAGTCACGAAGTGCTCAAGGGCGTGTCCCTGAAAGCGGCGGCTGGCGATGTGATCAGCATCATCGGCTCCAGTGGCTCCGGCAAAAGTACCTTCCTGCGCTGCATCAACCTGCTGGAGCAGCCGCACGCGGGCAAGATCCTGCTCAACAACGAAGAGCTGAAACTGGTTGCCAACAAGGACGGCGCGCTGAAAGCCGCTGACCCGAAACAGCTGCAACGCATGCGTTCGCGTCTGTCGATGGTGTTCCAGCACTTCAACCTGTGGTCGCACATGACCGCGATGGAAAACATCATGGAAGCGCCGGTCCACGTGCTCGGCATGTCCAAGGCCGAAGCCCGCGAGAAAGCCGAGCACTACCTGAACAAGGTCGGTGTGGCACATCGTAAAGACGCTTACCCTGGCCACATGTCCGGTGGCGAGCAGCAGCGCGTGGCGATTGCCCGTGCACTGGCGATGGAACCTGAGGTGATGCTGTTCGACGAACCGACCTCGGCCCTCGACCCGGAACTGGTCGGCGACGTGCTGAAGGTGATGCAGGCCCTGGCCCAGGAAGGCCGGACCATGGTGGTGGTGACCCACGAAATGGGCTTCGCCCGTGAAGTGTCGAACCAGCTGGTGTTCCTGCACAAAGGTGTCGTCGAAGAAAGCGGCAACCCGCGTGAGGTGCTGGTCAATCCACAGTCCGAACGTCTGCAACAATTCCTCTCTGGCAGCCTGAAATAA
- a CDS encoding M14 family metallopeptidase, with translation MERIDHPLPWSHLGSERQISVFRFGSGERKAYIQASLHADELPGMRTAWELKKRLTELEAQGLLNGVVELVPVANPLGLGQLLQGNHQGRFEAGSGKNFNRDFVELSAPVAAQLEGHLGDDPHANIRLIRQAMSDHLAALPQASSQLQGMQRVLLSHACTADVVLDLHCDAEAALHMYALPQHWPQWRSLAAHLNVKVGLLAEDSGGSSFDEACSLPWLRLSRQFPEAQIPLACLATTIELGGQADTARADAEAYAEGILAFLAEQGLISGEWPKPAQEACEGMPFEGTELLFAPHPGVISFLRKPGEWIEAGDEIFEVIDPLSDRVSTVCAGTSGVLFAIERLRYAQPGFWLAKVAGREALRHGRLLND, from the coding sequence ATGGAACGCATCGATCATCCATTGCCGTGGAGCCACCTCGGTAGCGAACGCCAGATTTCGGTGTTCCGCTTCGGTAGCGGCGAGCGCAAGGCCTACATCCAGGCCAGCCTCCACGCCGATGAATTGCCGGGCATGCGCACGGCCTGGGAGCTGAAAAAGCGCCTGACCGAACTCGAAGCCCAGGGCCTGCTCAACGGTGTGGTCGAACTGGTGCCGGTAGCCAACCCGCTGGGCCTCGGTCAGCTGTTGCAAGGCAATCATCAAGGGCGTTTCGAAGCGGGCAGCGGCAAGAACTTCAACCGCGATTTCGTCGAGCTGAGCGCGCCAGTGGCTGCCCAACTCGAAGGACATCTGGGTGACGATCCGCACGCCAACATCCGCTTGATCCGTCAGGCCATGAGCGATCACCTGGCGGCATTGCCGCAGGCGAGCAGTCAGTTGCAAGGCATGCAGCGCGTGTTGCTCAGCCATGCCTGCACTGCCGATGTGGTGCTCGATTTGCACTGCGATGCCGAAGCCGCGCTGCACATGTACGCGTTGCCGCAACACTGGCCGCAGTGGCGTTCGCTCGCCGCGCACCTGAATGTAAAAGTGGGCCTGCTGGCGGAAGATTCCGGCGGCAGCTCCTTCGACGAAGCCTGCTCGCTGCCATGGTTGCGTCTGTCTCGTCAGTTTCCTGAGGCGCAGATTCCACTGGCGTGCCTGGCGACTACTATTGAATTAGGGGGACAGGCCGATACCGCTCGCGCTGACGCCGAGGCTTACGCAGAAGGCATTCTCGCGTTCCTCGCCGAGCAAGGCTTGATCAGCGGCGAATGGCCGAAACCTGCGCAGGAAGCGTGTGAAGGCATGCCGTTCGAAGGCACCGAATTGCTGTTTGCGCCGCATCCGGGCGTGATCAGTTTTCTGCGTAAACCCGGTGAGTGGATCGAAGCCGGCGACGAGATTTTTGAAGTGATCGATCCGTTATCGGATCGGGTCAGCACGGTGTGTGCTGGTACGTCCGGGGTGCTGTTTGCCATTGAACGGCTGCGTTATGCCCAACCCGGTTTCTGGCTGGCCAAGGTGGCGGGGCGCGAAGCGCTGCGTCACGGGCGCTTGCTCAACGACTGA
- a CDS encoding ABC transporter permease, with product MIFDYNVIWEALPLYLGGLVTTLKLLALSLFFGLLAALPLGLMRVSKNAAVNMTAWLFTYVIRGTPMLVQLFLIYYGLAQFQAVRESFLWPWLSSATFCACLAFAINTSAYTAEIIAGSLRATPNGEIEAAKAMGMSRFKMYKRILLPSALRRALPQYSNEVIMMLQTTSLASIVTLIDITGAARTVNAQFYLPFEAYITAGVFYLCLTFILVKLFKLAERRWLGYLAPRKH from the coding sequence ATGATCTTCGACTACAACGTCATTTGGGAGGCCCTGCCGCTGTACCTCGGCGGCCTGGTGACCACCCTCAAATTGCTCGCGCTGTCGCTGTTTTTCGGTCTACTGGCGGCCTTGCCGCTGGGGCTGATGCGCGTCTCGAAGAACGCGGCCGTCAACATGACTGCCTGGCTCTTCACCTACGTAATCCGCGGCACGCCGATGCTGGTGCAGCTGTTTTTGATCTACTACGGTCTGGCGCAATTCCAGGCGGTGCGGGAAAGCTTCCTGTGGCCGTGGCTGTCCAGCGCGACGTTCTGTGCGTGCCTGGCCTTCGCGATCAACACCAGCGCCTACACCGCAGAAATCATCGCCGGCAGCCTGCGCGCTACGCCGAACGGTGAGATCGAAGCAGCCAAGGCCATGGGCATGTCGCGCTTCAAGATGTACAAGCGGATTCTGCTGCCATCGGCCCTGCGCCGGGCGCTGCCGCAGTACAGCAACGAAGTGATCATGATGCTGCAGACCACCAGTCTGGCGTCCATCGTGACCCTGATCGACATCACCGGTGCCGCGCGCACGGTCAACGCTCAGTTCTACTTGCCGTTCGAAGCGTACATCACCGCGGGTGTGTTCTACCTGTGCCTGACCTTCATTCTGGTGAAACTGTTCAAACTGGCCGAGCGTCGCTGGCTGGGCTATCTGGCCCCGCGGAAGCACTGA
- a CDS encoding ABC transporter permease: MLKGYGAVILDGAWLTLQLALSSMALAIVLGLIGVALRLSPVRWLAWLGDLYSTVIRGIPDLVLILLIFYGGQDLLNRVAPMLGYDDYIDLNPLAAGIGTLGFIFGAYLSETFRGAFMAIPKGQAEAGMAYGMSSFQVFFRVLVPQMIRLAIPGFTNNWLVLTKATALISVVGLQDMMFKAKQAADATREPFTFFLAVAAMYLVITSVSLLALRHLEKRYSVGVRAADL, translated from the coding sequence ATGTTGAAAGGCTACGGGGCTGTCATCCTCGATGGCGCATGGCTGACGCTTCAGCTCGCCTTGTCGTCCATGGCCCTGGCCATCGTCCTGGGGCTGATCGGCGTTGCGCTGCGTCTGTCGCCGGTGCGTTGGCTGGCCTGGCTGGGCGATCTGTATTCCACGGTAATCCGCGGGATTCCCGATCTGGTACTGATCCTGCTGATTTTCTACGGCGGTCAGGACCTGCTCAACCGTGTCGCACCGATGCTCGGCTATGACGATTACATCGACCTGAACCCGTTGGCCGCCGGTATCGGCACCCTGGGTTTCATCTTCGGTGCGTACCTGTCGGAAACCTTCCGTGGCGCCTTCATGGCGATCCCGAAGGGTCAGGCCGAAGCCGGTATGGCGTACGGCATGAGCAGCTTCCAGGTGTTCTTCCGGGTGTTGGTGCCGCAGATGATTCGCCTGGCGATTCCGGGCTTCACCAACAACTGGCTGGTACTGACCAAGGCTACCGCGCTGATTTCGGTGGTGGGTCTGCAAGACATGATGTTCAAGGCCAAGCAGGCGGCAGATGCCACCCGCGAGCCTTTCACCTTCTTCCTCGCAGTGGCCGCGATGTACCTGGTGATCACCAGTGTCTCGTTGCTGGCATTGCGTCACCTTGAGAAGCGCTACTCGGTAGGCGTAAGGGCGGCTGATCTATGA
- a CDS encoding ABC transporter substrate-binding protein, with protein sequence MKKLVLLGALALSVLSLPTFADEKPLKIGIEAAYPPFASKAPDGSIVGFDYDIGNALCEEMKVKCVWVEQEFDGLIPALKVRKIDAILSSMSITEDRKKSVDFTNKYYNTPARLVMKAGTQVSEGLTELKGKNIGVQRGSIHERFAREVLAPLGAEVKPYGSQNEIYLDVAAGRLDGTVADATLLNDGFLKTDAGKGFAFVGPAFTDVKYFGDGVGIAVRKGDALKDKVNTAITAIRENGKYKQIQDKYFDFDIYGK encoded by the coding sequence ATGAAGAAACTCGTGCTGCTTGGCGCCCTGGCACTGTCCGTGCTGTCCCTGCCAACCTTCGCCGATGAAAAGCCTCTGAAAATTGGCATCGAAGCGGCTTACCCTCCGTTTGCTTCCAAAGCACCGGACGGCAGCATCGTTGGTTTCGACTACGACATCGGCAACGCACTGTGCGAAGAAATGAAGGTCAAGTGCGTCTGGGTCGAGCAAGAGTTCGACGGTCTGATCCCGGCACTCAAAGTGCGCAAGATCGACGCCATCCTGTCGTCGATGTCGATCACTGAAGACCGCAAGAAGTCCGTGGACTTCACCAACAAGTACTACAACACCCCGGCTCGCCTGGTCATGAAGGCCGGCACTCAAGTCAGCGAAGGCCTGACCGAGCTGAAGGGCAAGAACATCGGCGTGCAACGTGGTTCGATCCACGAGCGTTTCGCCCGCGAAGTCCTGGCCCCGCTGGGTGCCGAGGTCAAGCCGTACGGTTCGCAGAACGAAATTTACCTCGACGTCGCTGCCGGTCGCCTCGACGGCACCGTGGCAGACGCTACGCTGCTGAATGACGGTTTCCTGAAAACCGACGCCGGCAAAGGTTTTGCTTTCGTGGGCCCGGCCTTCACCGACGTCAAATACTTTGGCGATGGCGTAGGTATTGCTGTTCGCAAGGGTGATGCGCTGAAAGACAAGGTCAACACCGCGATCACTGCCATTCGCGAGAACGGCAAGTACAAGCAGATCCAGGACAAGTACTTCGACTTCGACATCTACGGCAAGTAA
- the acs gene encoding acetate--CoA ligase, which produces MSAASLYPVRPEVAANTLTDEATYKAMYQQSVVNPDGFWREQAKRLDWIKPFTTVKQTSFDDHHVDIKWFADGTLNVSYNCLDRHLAERGDQVAIIWEGDDPSESRNITYRELHEQVCKFANALRGQDVHRGDVVTIYMPMIPEAVVAMLACTRIGAIHSVVFGGFSPEALAGRIIDCRSKVVITADEGIRAGKKIPLKSNVDDALTNPETSSIQKVIVCKRTGGDIKWNQHRDIWFEDLMKVAGSVCAPKEMGAEEALFILYTSGSTGKPKGVQHTTGGYLLYAAMTHERVFDYRPGEIYWCTADVGWVTGHSYIVYGPLANGATTLLFEGVPNYPDITRVAKIVDKHKVNILYTAPTAIRAMMASGKAAVEGADGSSLRLLGSVGEPINPEAWDWYYKNVGQSRCPIVDTWWQTETGGNMMSPLPGAHALKPGSAARPFFGVVPALVDNLGNIIEGVAEGNLVILDSWPGQARTLYGDHDRFVDTYFKTFRGMYFTGDGARRDEDGYYWITGRVDDVLNVSGHRMGTAEIESAMVAHPKVAEAAVVGVPHDIKGQGIYVYVTLIAGEETSEQLRLELKNWVRKEIGPIASPDVIQWAPGLPKTRSGKIMRRILRKIATAEYDGLGDISTLADPGVVQHLIDTHKTMNVA; this is translated from the coding sequence ATGAGTGCGGCTTCTCTGTATCCCGTTCGTCCCGAGGTAGCGGCCAACACGCTGACCGACGAGGCAACCTACAAAGCCATGTACCAGCAGTCGGTCGTCAACCCTGACGGTTTCTGGCGCGAGCAAGCCAAGCGCCTCGACTGGATCAAGCCTTTCACCACGGTGAAGCAGACGTCCTTCGACGATCACCATGTCGACATCAAATGGTTCGCCGACGGCACCCTGAACGTTTCCTACAACTGCCTCGACCGTCATCTGGCCGAGCGCGGCGATCAAGTCGCGATCATTTGGGAAGGGGATGACCCTTCCGAAAGCCGCAACATCACCTACCGCGAACTGCACGAACAAGTCTGCAAGTTCGCCAACGCCTTGCGCGGCCAGGATGTGCACCGCGGCGACGTGGTGACTATCTATATGCCGATGATCCCCGAAGCCGTGGTCGCCATGCTGGCCTGCACCCGGATCGGCGCGATTCACTCGGTGGTGTTCGGTGGTTTCTCCCCGGAAGCCCTGGCCGGTCGCATCATCGACTGCCGCTCGAAAGTGGTGATCACCGCTGACGAAGGCATTCGTGCCGGCAAGAAAATCCCGCTCAAGTCCAACGTCGACGACGCGCTGACCAACCCGGAAACCAGCAGCATCCAGAAAGTCATCGTGTGCAAGCGCACCGGTGGCGACATCAAGTGGAACCAGCACCGCGACATCTGGTTCGAAGACCTGATGAAAGTGGCGGGCAGTGTCTGCGCGCCGAAAGAGATGGGCGCCGAAGAAGCGCTGTTCATCCTTTACACCTCCGGTTCGACCGGCAAGCCGAAGGGCGTGCAGCACACCACTGGCGGCTACTTGTTGTACGCGGCCATGACCCACGAGCGCGTGTTCGACTACCGCCCGGGCGAAATCTACTGGTGCACCGCCGACGTCGGCTGGGTCACCGGCCACAGTTACATTGTCTACGGCCCGCTGGCCAACGGCGCGACCACGCTGCTGTTCGAAGGCGTGCCGAACTACCCGGACATCACCCGGGTGGCGAAGATCGTCGACAAGCACAAGGTCAACATCCTCTACACCGCGCCGACCGCGATCCGCGCGATGATGGCGTCGGGCAAGGCCGCTGTTGAAGGCGCTGACGGCAGCAGCTTGCGTCTGCTGGGTTCGGTCGGTGAGCCGATCAACCCGGAAGCGTGGGACTGGTACTACAAAAACGTCGGTCAATCCCGTTGCCCGATCGTTGATACCTGGTGGCAGACCGAAACCGGCGGCAACATGATGAGCCCGTTGCCAGGCGCTCACGCGTTGAAACCGGGTTCGGCTGCACGTCCGTTCTTCGGCGTGGTGCCGGCGCTGGTGGACAACCTGGGCAACATCATCGAAGGCGTCGCCGAGGGCAACCTGGTGATTCTCGATTCGTGGCCAGGTCAGGCGCGCACGCTGTATGGCGACCATGACCGTTTCGTCGACACCTACTTCAAGACCTTCCGTGGCATGTACTTTACTGGCGACGGTGCACGTCGTGACGAGGACGGTTACTACTGGATCACCGGCCGTGTGGACGACGTGCTCAACGTGTCCGGCCACCGCATGGGCACCGCCGAGATCGAGAGTGCGATGGTTGCGCACCCGAAAGTCGCTGAAGCCGCCGTGGTCGGTGTGCCGCACGACATCAAGGGGCAGGGCATTTATGTCTATGTCACGTTGATCGCTGGCGAAGAGACGAGCGAGCAATTGCGTCTGGAACTGAAGAACTGGGTGCGTAAAGAGATCGGCCCGATTGCTTCGCCGGATGTGATCCAGTGGGCGCCGGGGCTGCCGAAGACGCGTTCGGGCAAGATCATGCGCCGGATTCTGCGCAAGATTGCGACCGCTGAATATGATGGGTTGGGGGATATTTCGACCCTGGCGGATCCGGGTGTGGTGCAGCATTTGATTGATACGCACAAGACGATGAATGTTGCGTAA
- a CDS encoding DUF2790 domain-containing protein — protein sequence MKALLVLALSSLCATAMADEVPTDVAQQQPAIEEYTYSTHLDIAKVVSMSEIPNVCEVVPMKMEYDDSKGQRHILRYSIMGNGCSNG from the coding sequence ATGAAAGCTTTATTAGTTCTGGCCCTCTCCAGCCTGTGCGCAACCGCCATGGCAGACGAGGTCCCGACTGATGTCGCACAGCAACAACCCGCTATCGAGGAATACACTTACTCCACTCACCTCGATATCGCCAAAGTTGTCTCCATGAGTGAAATCCCCAATGTGTGCGAAGTTGTCCCCATGAAAATGGAATACGACGACTCCAAAGGCCAACGCCACATTCTGCGCTACAGCATCATGGGTAACGGCTGCTCCAACGGCTAA
- a CDS encoding ribonucleotide-diphosphate reductase subunit beta: MLSWDEFDKEDSGETVVKGANAGHATEANMDRLDTAGGVAAQEARAVTASDSAAIARAKAALDNLDIAEGLAELEGASARVAVDEKRMINCRADLNQLVPFKYDWAWQKYLDGCANHWMPQEVNMTADIALWKDPEGLTDDERRIVMRNLGFFSTADSLVANNLVLAVYRLITNPECRQYILRQAFEEAIHTHAYQYCIESLAMDEGEIFNMYHEIPSVAKKATWGLKYTRSISDPKFETGTVETDKELLRNLIAYYCVLEGIFFYCGFTQILSMGRRNKMTGVAEQFQYILRDESMHLNFGIDVINQIKIENPHLWDAEMKEEASQMILQGTQLEIEYARDTMPRGVLGMNAAMMEDYLKFIANRRLSQIGLKEEYPGTTNPFPWMSEIMDLKKEKNFFETRVIEYQTGGALSWD, translated from the coding sequence ATGCTGAGCTGGGACGAATTCGACAAAGAAGACAGCGGCGAGACCGTGGTAAAAGGCGCCAACGCCGGCCACGCGACTGAAGCAAACATGGACCGCCTCGACACCGCCGGTGGTGTTGCCGCTCAAGAAGCTCGCGCTGTAACCGCGTCCGACTCCGCCGCCATCGCTCGCGCCAAGGCTGCCCTCGACAACCTCGACATCGCCGAAGGCCTCGCCGAACTCGAAGGCGCCTCCGCCCGTGTCGCCGTTGACGAAAAGCGCATGATCAACTGCCGCGCCGACCTCAACCAACTCGTACCGTTCAAGTACGACTGGGCCTGGCAAAAGTATCTGGACGGCTGCGCAAACCACTGGATGCCGCAAGAAGTCAACATGACCGCCGACATCGCCCTCTGGAAAGACCCGGAAGGCCTGACCGACGACGAACGCCGCATCGTCATGCGCAACCTCGGCTTCTTCTCCACCGCCGACTCCCTGGTTGCCAACAACCTGGTCCTGGCCGTGTACCGCCTGATCACCAACCCGGAATGCCGCCAGTACATCCTGCGCCAGGCTTTCGAAGAAGCGATCCACACCCACGCCTACCAGTACTGCATCGAATCGCTGGCCATGGATGAAGGCGAAATCTTCAACATGTACCACGAGATCCCATCGGTCGCGAAAAAAGCCACCTGGGGCCTGAAATACACCCGTTCGATCTCCGATCCGAAGTTCGAAACCGGCACCGTCGAAACCGACAAAGAACTGCTGCGCAACCTGATCGCCTACTACTGCGTCCTGGAAGGCATCTTCTTCTACTGCGGCTTCACCCAAATCCTCTCCATGGGCCGCCGCAACAAAATGACCGGCGTCGCCGAGCAGTTCCAATACATCCTGCGCGACGAATCCATGCACCTGAACTTCGGCATCGACGTGATCAACCAGATCAAAATCGAAAACCCGCACTTGTGGGATGCTGAGATGAAGGAAGAAGCGAGCCAGATGATTCTGCAGGGGACTCAGCTGGAAATTGAATACGCGCGTGACACCATGCCTCGTGGGGTGTTGGGCATGAATGCGGCGATGATGGAGGACTACCTGAAGTTCATCGCTAACCGTCGTTTGTCGCAGATTGGTTTGAAAGAAGAGTATCCAGGGACGACTAACCCGTTCCCTTGGATGAGCGAGATTATGGACTTGAAGAAAGAGAAGAATTTCTTTGAGACTCGGGTTATTGAATACCAAACCGGTGGTGCGCTTAGCTGGGACTAA
- a CDS encoding DarT ssDNA thymidine ADP-ribosyltransferase family protein has protein sequence MERKPTLIENQKWIYHLSSMQNFESILINGLLSRSALIKAKGKFSDVADPQILEGRAQYGLDNHVPFHFFANNPFDGNVQTAHKDEDFFYVCVSRELAKNRGYKILAKHPLAKESPSLFEFADGFQRIDWQRMNTRDYKDQETKLICMAECLSPSTVPNRDFTKLVFRQESHEKQAIEIAKKYGININTWLNQNFFLKRS, from the coding sequence ATGGAACGTAAGCCTACACTGATTGAAAACCAAAAATGGATTTATCATCTCTCAAGCATGCAAAACTTTGAAAGCATTCTAATCAACGGGCTTTTAAGCAGATCAGCCTTAATCAAGGCAAAAGGTAAGTTTTCAGACGTTGCTGACCCACAAATACTAGAAGGCAGAGCGCAATATGGATTGGACAACCATGTTCCCTTTCATTTTTTTGCCAACAACCCCTTCGATGGCAATGTCCAAACAGCTCACAAAGACGAAGATTTTTTCTATGTCTGCGTCTCAAGAGAACTAGCAAAAAATCGTGGCTATAAAATACTTGCAAAACATCCGCTCGCCAAAGAAAGCCCCTCTCTATTTGAGTTTGCCGATGGGTTTCAGCGAATAGATTGGCAGCGAATGAACACAAGAGACTACAAAGACCAGGAAACAAAACTAATCTGCATGGCAGAATGTTTATCACCTAGCACAGTTCCCAACAGAGACTTCACAAAATTAGTTTTCCGTCAGGAATCTCACGAAAAACAGGCCATAGAAATAGCTAAGAAATATGGAATCAACATAAATACTTGGCTAAACCAAAATTTCTTCCTAAAAAGAAGCTAG
- the darG gene encoding type II toxin-antitoxin system antitoxin DNA ADP-ribosyl glycohydrolase DarG → MIRLTTGNILESTADAIVNTVNCEGYMGKGIAYQFKLEFPLNFESYAQTCKQKLLRPGKLHIFKENGKIIINFPTKDKWRAKSKYEYIEDGLKALKTAIKEWKIDSISIPPLGCGNGGLEWGKVKEIIISELIDESNIDITLYEPSKSYKSQPKVEPSLSLSHYLAMEVKNHLTRFSRFRLQKALFLVDFLNNDNYFRFDAHKFGPYSHSLDIVSKQISEYQDYHKSDTKTAQELLEKKLQSDNFYKSKTSQAHPINMATALVNNIDTDWELELTTSILYVIHEKQITTTQEIHSTISNWTERKNELFKEADIDKKIHELVESKLITIDFLNNITKT, encoded by the coding sequence ATGATACGCCTAACGACTGGAAACATCCTAGAGTCCACCGCGGACGCAATAGTTAACACTGTTAACTGCGAAGGCTATATGGGCAAAGGCATTGCATATCAGTTCAAGCTAGAGTTTCCGCTAAATTTTGAAAGTTATGCTCAAACTTGCAAACAGAAGCTTTTGAGACCAGGAAAGCTTCATATATTCAAAGAAAACGGAAAGATAATTATAAATTTCCCAACAAAAGACAAATGGAGAGCAAAGTCTAAATACGAATACATAGAGGACGGCTTAAAAGCATTAAAGACGGCTATAAAAGAATGGAAAATCGACTCTATATCCATTCCACCTTTGGGCTGTGGAAATGGCGGATTAGAATGGGGAAAGGTCAAAGAGATTATCATTTCCGAGCTTATCGATGAGAGCAATATAGATATTACTCTTTATGAGCCAAGCAAATCCTACAAGAGCCAACCAAAAGTAGAACCTAGTCTTTCTCTATCACACTATCTTGCAATGGAAGTAAAAAACCATTTAACTAGATTTTCTAGATTCAGATTGCAGAAAGCGTTATTCCTAGTTGATTTTTTAAACAACGACAATTACTTTCGATTTGATGCTCATAAATTCGGCCCATACTCTCACTCTCTAGATATCGTTTCAAAGCAAATATCCGAATACCAGGACTACCACAAATCGGATACAAAAACCGCCCAAGAACTTTTAGAAAAAAAACTACAAAGCGACAACTTCTACAAATCAAAGACATCACAAGCACACCCAATAAACATGGCAACAGCACTAGTTAACAATATAGATACAGATTGGGAGCTAGAACTAACAACCAGCATACTCTATGTAATCCATGAAAAACAAATAACCACCACGCAAGAAATCCATAGCACAATATCGAACTGGACCGAAAGAAAAAACGAATTATTCAAAGAAGCTGACATTGACAAAAAAATACACGAACTAGTAGAAAGCAAACTAATCACTATAGATTTTTTAAACAACATAACAAAAACATAA
- a CDS encoding BRO-N domain-containing protein, with product MSDPYIPTVFIRQNLDLHALLLENQPWFCARDLGRLMGFHLSDRVVSKLDEDQRHTLLIDYHGQPEKRLMLSESGVYALLVYHYAPGNRLLREWLTHQVVPALRDAGQSKNADRPMLSLLDWPEMSLSLLHWQDEGWIRLRDMPFLLLGRTRRRVPTVKPWWRKVLEAFQSSKHSVG from the coding sequence ATGTCTGATCCATACATCCCCACCGTCTTCATTCGCCAAAACCTCGACCTTCACGCTCTCCTCCTAGAAAACCAGCCATGGTTCTGCGCCCGAGACCTGGGGCGTTTGATGGGTTTCCATCTGAGTGATCGCGTAGTCAGCAAACTGGATGAGGATCAGCGGCACACGCTGCTAATCGACTACCACGGCCAACCGGAAAAGCGGCTGATGCTCAGCGAGTCAGGCGTGTATGCGTTGCTGGTTTATCACTACGCGCCAGGAAATCGGTTATTGCGTGAGTGGTTGACCCATCAAGTGGTCCCAGCCTTACGCGATGCGGGGCAGTCTAAAAATGCTGATCGACCGATGTTGAGTTTGTTGGACTGGCCAGAGATGTCATTGAGTCTGTTGCATTGGCAGGATGAAGGTTGGATTCGGCTGCGAGACATGCCCTTTCTGCTACTCGGTCGCACACGGCGGCGCGTGCCAACGGTTAAGCCTTGGTGGAGAAAGGTTTTGGAGGCGTTTCAGTCTTCAAAGCATTCTGTTGGTTAG
- a CDS encoding HNH endonuclease has translation MDTEKSNSDWSDAEIQAAVDAYLSMLSREQSGQKVNKAHENRVLREGALAGRTKGSVEFRMQNISTVLVELERDRIQGYKPAKNVGANVARSIREALNVTSTLTLEDFAPTADEATLEQRAAKLEKQPFKGEPKGILKPQQVPSSGNSFVRDPEVRAWVRNEAKGICEGCGKPAPFEKDGKPFLEVHHVKHLAQEGSDRPSNAVALCPNCHRRCHHSSDRDEFTASLFQKVKRLKFE, from the coding sequence ATGGACACGGAAAAGAGCAACAGCGATTGGAGTGACGCGGAGATTCAGGCTGCGGTCGACGCCTATCTCAGCATGCTGTCACGCGAGCAAAGCGGTCAGAAGGTCAATAAAGCACACGAGAATCGGGTCCTGCGCGAAGGTGCTTTAGCGGGTCGCACCAAAGGCTCGGTTGAGTTTCGGATGCAGAACATCTCTACCGTGTTGGTCGAACTCGAACGAGATCGCATTCAGGGATACAAACCGGCTAAGAACGTCGGCGCGAATGTTGCGCGCAGCATTCGTGAAGCGCTGAACGTAACGAGTACTTTAACGCTGGAAGACTTTGCCCCGACCGCCGATGAGGCAACGCTAGAACAACGTGCTGCCAAACTTGAGAAGCAACCGTTCAAAGGCGAGCCGAAGGGGATTTTGAAACCACAACAAGTACCAAGTTCGGGCAACTCTTTTGTACGCGATCCTGAGGTTAGAGCCTGGGTGCGCAACGAGGCCAAGGGTATCTGCGAGGGTTGCGGAAAACCGGCGCCGTTTGAGAAAGACGGCAAGCCGTTTCTTGAAGTTCATCACGTTAAGCATTTGGCGCAGGAAGGTTCGGATCGCCCGAGCAATGCCGTGGCGCTGTGTCCGAACTGTCATCGACGTTGCCACCATTCGAGTGATCGGGATGAGTTCACTGCTTCGCTGTTTCAGAAGGTGAAGCGGTTGAAGTTTGAGTGA